Proteins co-encoded in one Papaver somniferum cultivar HN1 chromosome 5, ASM357369v1, whole genome shotgun sequence genomic window:
- the LOC113282729 gene encoding protein NRT1/ PTR FAMILY 2.6-like — protein MAKTTDNKSNQLILDEEEAATAASIHGSRKRGGWITFPFITAAILAIQVGSSGWSANLTVFLIGQFNFMSITAAQVGNIVSGTSSFLPIFGAILADSFFGNFSVIAVSSLFSLMGLILFMFTVTVPSLRPQKCAANATGSSAGTCETASTLQIAVLYTSLTLSALGLGGSRFTVATVGADQFEKPKDQECFFNWHFFNFYVGLMIGVVGIVYIQDNIGWDWGVGICLAVNILGLITFLAGKRYYRQVKTQGNPYKSLARVVVATFLKRNVRISSASETFYHGFSDGLSMKSLSSPTFSFRFLNRAALKVDGDTNEDGSVAKEWRLCTVQQVEDFKTVIRIIPLWFSSFFLSTPIGIQSSLAVLQALRMDRHVGTHNFKIPAGSFLVFTLVATAISLTIIDRFLVPTYQKFIRRPLTPLQRIGVGHVLTVISMAASAIVERKRLSIVWSDGLTSSTTAVTMSAFWLVIPLVLVGVGEAFHFPGQVALYYQEFPVSLHSTSTAMISLLVAVGFYLSTAMIDLVQRITGWLPNNINQGRVDSMFWLLVVIGVINFGYFIVCSLLYKYQNVNDQNSTKVDDKPRQGQN, from the exons ATGGCAAAAACAACTGATAATAAATCCAATCAACTCATCCTTGACGAAGAAGAAGCCGCGACAGCAGCATCGATACATGGCAGTCGTAAACGAGGAGGTTGGATCACCTTTCCCTTTATAACAG CGGCTATATTAGCTATACAAGTTGGTTCTTCTGGTTGGTCTGCGAATTTGACCGTGTTTCTAATCGGACAATTCAACTTCATGAGTATTACGGCTGCTCAAGTCGGTAATATAGTTTCTGGAACTAGTAGTTTCTTGCCTATATTTGGAGCCATCCTCGCAGATTCGTTCTTCGGGAACTTCTCCGTTATTGCTGTTTCTTCATTATTCTCCTTgatg GGACTGATATTATTCATGTTCACGGTGACGGTACCTTCCTTAAGGCCTCAAAAGTGTGCAGCGAATGCCACCGGCTCTTCAGCAGGGACGTGTGAAACAGCGTCAACTCTACAGATTGCGGTTTTATACACATCCTTAACACTATCCGCGTTAGGATTAGGCGGATCGCGTTTCACAGTTGCAACAGTGGGTGCTGACCAATTCGAGAAACCGAAAGATCAAGAATGTTTTTTCAATTGGCATTTCTTCAATTTCTATGTTGGGCTAATGATCGGAGTTGTGGGTATTGTTTATATTCAAGACAATATTGGTTGGGACTGGGGTGTTGGCATATGTCTTGCTGTTAATATCCTTGGATTAATCACTTTCTTGGCGGGTAAACGTTATTACCGGCAAGTTAAAACACAAGGAAATCCATACAAAAGTTTAGCTCGTGTTGTTGTGGCCACATTCCTGAAGAGGAACGTACGTATTTCATCTGCATCAGAAACATTTTACCATGGGTTTAGTGATGGTCTATCAATGAAATCGCTTTCTTCTCCAACTTTCAGCTTCAG ATTTCTAAATCGTGCAGCACTGAAAGTAGACGGCGATACAAATGAAGATGGGTCCGTAGCAAAAGAATGGAGACTATGCACCGTACAACAAGTGGAAGATTTCAAAACAGTGATCAGAATCATCCCACTTTGGTTCTCAAGTTTTTTCTTGAGCACACCAATAGGTATTCAAAGCAGTCTAGCAGTACTTCAAGCTTTGAGAATGGATCGTCACGTTGGAACACATAACTTCAAAATCCCAGCTGGTTCTTTCCTTGTTTTCACTCTAGTTGCCACAGCAATATCTCTCACTATCATCGATCGTTTCCTCGTGCCAACCTATCAGAAGTTTATACGTCGACCTCTAACACCTCTCCAACGTATAGGTGTTGGTCATGTCTTGACTGTCATTAGCATGGCTGCATCGGCCATTGTGGAACGGAAACGTCTGAGTATTGTTTGGTCTGACGGACTCACATCTTCTACAACTGCTGTAACCATGTCCGCTTTTTGGTTGGTGATACCATTAGTTTTAGTTGGTGTTGGTGAGGCTTTCCATTTTCCCGGCCAAGTTGCTTTGTATTATCAAGAGTTTCCGGTTTCATTACACAGTACTTCAACCGCCATGATATCGTTGCTTGTTGCCGTAGGGTTTTATTTGAGCACGGCCATGATTGATCTGGTTCAACGGATTACCGGATGGTTGCCGAATAATATTAATCAGGGAAGAGTGGATAGTATGTTTTGGTTATTAGTAGTGATTGGAGTAATTAATTTTGGTTACTTCATAGTTTGCTCTCTACTGTATAAGTACCaaaatgttaatgatcaaaactcaaCCAAGGTTGATGATAAACCAAGACAAGGACAGAACTGA
- the LOC113279607 gene encoding uncharacterized protein LOC113279607, protein MKEWWESFSFVGTAGECFSKKLNALEEKLKVWNRDIFGNIDMSIDTALTKLKELDELDDERGLTEVEEDMLVTAKVEFDVAHHRQSIMMRQKSIMRYFRDGDRNTKHFHRVVKGHIAFNNINNLRINGRWSCNKDEIKMGITNHFELAFKQTSNNRPRIKNMCLKRIDEDASIWLERPFSEEEVKNAIKDLGIDRAPGPDGYPMKLFIVCWDFLK, encoded by the coding sequence ATGAAAGAATGGTGGGAGTCTTTTTCTTTTGTAGGTACGGCGGGTGAGTGTTTTTCAAAGAAGTTAAATGCTTTAGAAGAGAAATTGAAGGTGTGGAATCGAGATATCTTTGggaacattgatatgtctatCGACACGGCACTTACCAAGTTGAAAGAGTTAGATGAACTAGATGATGAAAGGGGTCTTACCGAAGTTGAAGAAGACATGCTTGTGACGGCGAAAGTGGAGTTTGACGTGGCTCATCATCGTCAAAGCATAATGATGCGGCAAAAGTCAATAATGAGATATTTTCGAGATGGAGATAGAAACACCAAACATTTTCATCGTGTGGTAAAGGGTCATATAGCTTTTAACAACATCAATAACCTTCGTATCAATGGACGATGGAGCTGTAACAAAGATGAAATCAAGATGGGTATTACAAATCATTTTGAGTTAGCATTTAAACAAACATCAAACAATCGTCCAAGAATCAAAAATATGTGTCTAAAGCGTATTGATGAGGATGCAAGCATTTGGTTGGAGAGACCCTTTAGTGAAGAGGAAGTTAAGAATGCAATTAAAGATTTGGGAATTGATCGTGCTCCGGGTCCGGATGGATACCCTATGAAGTTATTCATTGTTTGTTGGGATTTTCTAAAATAA